One Paenarthrobacter aurescens TC1 DNA window includes the following coding sequences:
- the purS gene encoding phosphoribosylformylglycinamidine synthase, purS protein (identified by match to protein family HMM PF02700; match to protein family HMM TIGR00302), with protein MPRIVVDVMPKPEILDPQGKAIVGALPRLGFNSFSAVRQGKRFELTVDGEVTDAILAQAREAAETLLSNPVIEDVVNVEVVEA; from the coding sequence ATGCCCCGGATCGTCGTTGACGTCATGCCCAAGCCCGAGATTCTGGACCCCCAGGGGAAGGCCATCGTGGGTGCTCTGCCCCGCCTCGGCTTCAACAGCTTCAGCGCAGTCCGCCAGGGCAAGCGCTTCGAACTGACCGTCGACGGCGAGGTGACCGACGCTATCCTGGCTCAGGCCCGTGAAGCTGCTGAGACTCTCCTGTCCAACCCGGTGATCGAGGATGTTGTCAACGTCGAGGTCGTCGAGGCCTGA
- a CDS encoding catalase, Mn-containing (identified by match to protein family HMM PF05067) — protein sequence MYLHTQLLINEIAADEPDPAAANALQEGLGGQFGEMRTMMQYLFQSMNFRGDAASKPYKDLLQGIGTEEISHVELIGTTISQLLDGSPRYQGKKSDPVDQPGAGGATPLKIALDTSNIHHYLVGAQGALPVDAAGNPWSGSYVYNSGNLVLDLLYNLMLESTGRLQKCRIYEMTENKTARSTIAYLIVRDQAHENAYAKALESLGVNWGKVLPIPKTNAEQFPEVKKLLDKGLQSIQYTFSADNLSEAGKLYRGASPSNDGTELSTDVMPEGFPITISPERKEEFAPGLDPELLALIQATAEQEMKEADSPKEAKPAATKKK from the coding sequence ATGTACCTGCACACCCAGCTTCTCATCAATGAAATCGCTGCAGACGAGCCAGATCCCGCAGCCGCCAACGCCCTCCAGGAAGGCCTCGGCGGACAATTCGGCGAGATGCGCACCATGATGCAGTACCTCTTCCAAAGCATGAACTTCCGGGGCGACGCCGCCTCGAAGCCCTACAAGGACCTCCTCCAGGGCATCGGCACTGAGGAGATCAGCCATGTGGAGCTCATTGGAACCACCATTTCCCAGCTCTTGGACGGCTCGCCGCGCTACCAGGGGAAAAAGTCCGATCCTGTGGACCAGCCGGGTGCCGGCGGAGCCACTCCACTGAAGATCGCGCTGGACACCAGCAACATCCACCACTATCTGGTGGGTGCCCAGGGTGCCCTGCCCGTGGACGCCGCGGGCAATCCGTGGAGCGGATCCTACGTCTACAACAGTGGCAACCTGGTGCTGGACCTGCTCTACAACCTGATGCTTGAGTCAACGGGCAGGCTCCAGAAGTGCCGTATCTACGAGATGACGGAAAACAAGACGGCGCGCTCCACCATCGCGTACCTGATCGTTCGCGACCAAGCCCACGAGAATGCTTACGCCAAGGCCTTGGAGAGCCTGGGCGTGAACTGGGGCAAGGTCCTCCCCATCCCAAAGACCAACGCGGAGCAGTTCCCCGAGGTGAAGAAGCTGCTGGACAAGGGTCTCCAGAGCATCCAGTACACCTTCAGCGCCGACAACCTCAGCGAAGCAGGGAAGCTCTACCGCGGAGCGTCGCCCTCCAATGACGGCACCGAGCTGAGCACGGACGTCATGCCCGAAGGATTCCCGATCACCATTTCTCCGGAACGCAAGGAAGAGTTTGCTCCCGGCCTGGACCCGGAGCTGCTGGCCTTGATCCAGGCCACGGCAGAGCAGGAAATGAAGGAAGCCGATAGCCCCAAGGAAGCCAAGCCTGCGGCAACCAAGAAGAAATAG
- a CDS encoding hypothetical protein (identified by Glimmer2; putative) encodes MAEKPKSMVLGVVAAAVFAGLGRMVIQKIMADRAAREHRVTAPLDKETRAKISDALRTPK; translated from the coding sequence ATGGCTGAGAAACCGAAATCGATGGTGCTGGGCGTTGTGGCCGCAGCCGTTTTTGCAGGTCTGGGCCGAATGGTCATCCAAAAGATCATGGCTGACCGGGCGGCACGGGAGCATCGCGTCACCGCGCCCTTGGATAAGGAAACGCGAGCCAAAATCAGCGACGCCCTGCGCACCCCAAAGTAA
- the purL gene encoding phosphoribosylformylglycinamidine synthase II (identified by match to protein family HMM PF00586; match to protein family HMM PF02769; match to protein family HMM TIGR01736) has translation MTTETTKKFNIDTVEHAAKTPDTELPWAELGLKQNEFDEIVKVLGRRPTGAELAMYSVMWSEHCSYKSSKNHLRQFGEKVTEEMKKDMLVGIGENAGVTNLGDGWAVTFKIESHNSPSFVEPYQGAATGIGGIVRDIISMGARPVAVMDPLRFGAIDHPDTARVMHGAVAGIGGYGNCLGLPNIGGEMVFDSVYQGNPLVNALAVGVMRHEDIRLANASGKGNKVVLFGARTGGDGIGGASVLASESFDDTKPSKRPAVQVGDPFAEKVLIECCLELFKGSLVEGIQDLGAAGISCATSELASNGDGGMEVELTSVLLRDPTLTPGEILMSESQERMMAVVTPENIAAFEAVMDKWAVEYSWLGEVTDTGRLIITWEGEVIVDVDPRTVAHDGPVYDRPFARPEWQDSVQANSFTGSVEDAGRPSAPTELAAAVTELVASPNMCSKAWITKQYDRYVGGNTAMAFPDDAGVVRVDEETGLGVALATDANGRYTYLEPYQGAQLALAEAYRNVATSGAVPMAVSDCLNFGSPEDPDVMWQLAEAIRGLSDACMELGIPVTGGNVSLYNQTGTTPIHPSPVVAVLGKLDDVARRTPSGWREDGQAIYLLGTTAAELDGSEWSNLRGHLGGLPPKVDLAAERALGEILINASRDGMVDAAHDLSEGGLAAALVESSLRYGVGARIALEELMERDGVDLFTALFSESQARAIVSVPRSEEVRFKDMCTARGFAHLRIGVVDAAGGKLEINGVDELSLDALREAHEATLPKYFG, from the coding sequence GTGACCACGGAAACCACCAAGAAGTTCAACATCGATACCGTTGAGCACGCTGCCAAGACCCCGGACACGGAACTCCCGTGGGCCGAGCTCGGCTTGAAGCAGAACGAATTCGACGAGATCGTCAAGGTCCTTGGCCGCCGCCCCACCGGTGCCGAGCTGGCCATGTACTCCGTCATGTGGAGCGAGCACTGCTCCTACAAGTCCTCCAAGAACCACCTTCGCCAGTTCGGCGAGAAGGTCACCGAGGAAATGAAGAAGGACATGCTGGTTGGCATCGGCGAGAACGCCGGCGTCACCAACCTGGGCGACGGCTGGGCCGTAACGTTCAAGATCGAGTCGCACAACTCGCCGTCGTTCGTTGAGCCGTACCAGGGTGCCGCTACCGGCATCGGCGGTATTGTCCGCGACATCATTTCCATGGGTGCCCGCCCGGTCGCCGTGATGGACCCGTTGCGCTTCGGTGCGATCGACCACCCGGACACCGCCCGCGTCATGCATGGTGCTGTTGCCGGCATCGGCGGCTACGGCAACTGCCTCGGCCTGCCGAACATCGGCGGCGAAATGGTCTTCGACTCCGTCTACCAGGGCAACCCGCTGGTGAACGCACTGGCAGTGGGCGTCATGCGCCACGAGGACATCCGCCTGGCCAACGCCTCCGGCAAGGGCAACAAGGTTGTCCTGTTCGGCGCGCGCACCGGTGGCGACGGAATCGGCGGTGCCTCGGTGCTCGCTTCCGAGTCCTTCGACGACACCAAGCCGTCCAAGCGTCCGGCCGTCCAGGTGGGCGACCCCTTCGCAGAGAAGGTCCTCATCGAGTGCTGCCTGGAGCTCTTCAAGGGCTCGCTGGTTGAAGGCATCCAGGACCTCGGCGCTGCAGGCATCTCCTGCGCCACGTCCGAGCTCGCCTCCAACGGCGACGGCGGCATGGAGGTGGAGCTGACCTCGGTCCTGCTGCGCGATCCCACGCTGACCCCGGGTGAGATCCTCATGTCCGAATCTCAGGAACGCATGATGGCCGTGGTCACCCCGGAGAACATCGCAGCGTTCGAAGCTGTGATGGACAAGTGGGCTGTGGAGTACTCCTGGTTGGGTGAGGTCACCGATACCGGTCGCCTCATCATCACCTGGGAAGGCGAAGTAATCGTCGACGTCGATCCCCGCACCGTTGCGCACGACGGCCCGGTCTACGACCGTCCGTTCGCCCGCCCGGAGTGGCAGGACTCGGTTCAGGCCAACTCCTTCACCGGATCTGTTGAAGACGCAGGCCGTCCGTCGGCTCCCACCGAGCTGGCTGCGGCCGTCACCGAGCTCGTGGCATCGCCGAACATGTGCAGCAAAGCCTGGATCACCAAGCAGTACGACCGCTATGTTGGCGGCAACACTGCCATGGCCTTCCCGGACGATGCCGGCGTGGTCCGCGTTGACGAGGAAACCGGCCTGGGCGTTGCCCTGGCCACTGACGCCAACGGCCGCTACACCTACCTGGAGCCCTACCAGGGTGCACAGCTCGCGCTGGCCGAGGCCTACCGCAACGTTGCCACCTCCGGCGCTGTTCCGATGGCCGTCAGCGACTGCCTGAACTTCGGTTCACCGGAAGATCCGGATGTCATGTGGCAGCTGGCCGAAGCCATCCGTGGCCTGTCCGACGCCTGTATGGAGCTCGGCATCCCGGTCACCGGCGGTAACGTATCGCTGTACAACCAGACCGGCACCACGCCGATCCACCCCTCCCCCGTGGTGGCTGTCCTGGGCAAGCTCGACGACGTCGCCCGCCGCACGCCGTCAGGCTGGCGCGAGGACGGCCAGGCCATCTACCTGCTGGGCACCACCGCAGCAGAGCTGGACGGTTCGGAATGGTCCAACCTGCGCGGACACCTTGGTGGCTTGCCGCCGAAGGTGGACCTCGCAGCTGAGCGCGCATTGGGCGAGATCCTGATCAACGCTTCCCGCGACGGCATGGTTGACGCAGCACACGACCTCTCCGAAGGTGGCCTCGCGGCTGCCTTGGTTGAGTCCTCGCTGCGCTACGGCGTGGGCGCCCGCATCGCCCTTGAGGAACTCATGGAGCGCGACGGCGTGGACCTGTTCACCGCCCTCTTCTCCGAGTCCCAGGCCCGTGCAATCGTGTCCGTGCCGCGCTCCGAGGAAGTCCGCTTCAAGGACATGTGCACGGCCCGCGGCTTCGCCCACCTCCGGATCGGCGTTGTTGACGCTGCCGGTGGAAAGCTGGAGATCAACGGCGTGGACGAGCTCTCCTTGGACGCTCTCCGCGAAGCACACGAAGCCACCCTGCCCAAGTACTTCGGTTAA
- a CDS encoding D-isomer specific 2-hydroxyacid dehydrogenase family protein (identified by match to protein family HMM PF02826) codes for MKILVPDTIELDLAHLVAAGDDVVVYAVDKPVPSEHRDAEVLVVWRNTSENLSDAAKEMSALRLVQTLAAGPDSVLAAGFADNVAITSGRSLHDGPVAEHALALILATVRRLDQLMESQKASSWNQAYNAAQSVPDTEYLYTLDGAKVTIWGFGSIAGRLAPLLAALGAKVTGVASSKGERYGFPVVAEDEFPDVLRTTDVLVSILPATQDTADALNEEILRSLPASAVFVNVGRGATVDEEALIAALEEGRLRAAALDVTKDEPLPADSKLWSAPNLIITPHVAGNRPKGSAKLVTANISALRDGKPLTNKVAG; via the coding sequence GTGAAAATCCTCGTCCCGGACACCATCGAACTGGACCTCGCCCATCTGGTTGCCGCGGGTGACGATGTGGTGGTTTACGCGGTGGACAAGCCCGTCCCCAGCGAACACCGTGACGCTGAGGTGCTGGTGGTGTGGCGGAACACCTCGGAGAACTTGTCCGACGCCGCTAAGGAAATGTCCGCCCTCAGGTTGGTGCAGACGCTCGCAGCGGGCCCGGATTCAGTGCTGGCAGCGGGCTTCGCGGACAACGTGGCCATCACGTCCGGCCGCTCACTGCACGACGGCCCCGTCGCCGAACACGCACTTGCCCTGATTCTGGCCACAGTGCGCCGCCTGGACCAGCTGATGGAGTCCCAGAAGGCCTCGTCCTGGAACCAGGCATATAACGCAGCCCAGTCCGTGCCTGACACCGAGTACCTTTACACGCTCGACGGCGCCAAGGTCACCATTTGGGGCTTCGGTTCAATTGCCGGGCGGCTCGCTCCCCTGCTGGCCGCACTGGGTGCAAAGGTCACCGGCGTCGCCAGCTCCAAGGGCGAGCGCTATGGCTTCCCGGTGGTGGCCGAGGACGAATTCCCCGATGTCCTGCGCACCACGGACGTCCTGGTCTCCATCCTGCCGGCCACTCAGGACACCGCGGATGCCCTGAACGAAGAAATCCTCCGCAGCCTCCCGGCCAGCGCAGTCTTCGTGAACGTTGGCCGTGGAGCCACCGTTGACGAAGAGGCCTTGATTGCCGCACTGGAAGAGGGCAGGCTGCGGGCGGCCGCCCTGGACGTCACCAAGGACGAGCCGCTGCCCGCCGATTCCAAACTTTGGAGCGCCCCCAACCTGATCATCACTCCCCATGTGGCAGGCAACCGCCCCAAGGGGTCGGCCAAGCTGGTCACAGCCAACATCTCCGCACTGAGGGACGGCAAGCCACTAACCAACAAAGTTGCGGGCTAA
- a CDS encoding BNR/Asp-box repeat domain protein (identified by match to protein family HMM PF02012; match to protein family HMM TIGR01451): MARNTSSLHVVVSHPPARSSFERTSDLRSCSSPLARIAAVGTVSLGLLAGLGLPATAAPIPPSNPAAAPGAFTEANIGADRTAANFFYRIPALTYLGNNVVLAAWDGRPGSAADAPNPNSIVQRRSTDGGQTWGPVTVIAAGHVGDASGPKYGYSDPSYIYDAEAGKVLAFFVYSKDQGFGGSQFGNNDADRTVISSAVIESSDGGVTWSQPRLITNVTKPGTSKTSPVAGDVRSNFASSGEGIQLKYGQYKGRLIQQFAGDIRQTDGTNKIQAYSVYSDDHGATWHKGANVGDRMDENKTVELSDGRVLLNSRDNANQGYRKVAISTDGGATYGPVTQDTELPDPANNGAIARMFPNAAQGSADAKKLIFTNANSKTGRENVSARVSCDDGATWPGVRTIRSGFSAYSTVTRLENDKFGVLYEGNYTDNMPFAKFDDAWLNYVCAPLAVPAVTTAPGATQQVPVTVTNQEAATLSGASATVYTPSGWSATTVPVPDVAPGASVTVNVALTAPANASGPQNLNAAFTTANGRVSQFTFTATVPAAPQVGLAITGTAPARDVVASPYQMGDVLSYSLNVKSTANVTANSVPVSGTFDSGFLPPSAPNCRFNNLAAGASYTCTTAKHVITAADIQRGYFVPEASFSITASSTPSLTKTVPFTGAAVALRDGLLTADISGARADVGRDLATQPYAAGDQVPYAFTVKNTSPLVEKVVPTAGNFSPFLPEGPGNCRYSVLPAGQSYQCATPRHTVTAEEAEQGFFIPKTTWEVSSAGQSTKTITVDGGEVDLKVREPKLEGTVSAEWSDADGDRFASVGDPVTYTYTVGNAGNVAVTGLEAPDAGISAATLPAGDTVTATRERVLTAADVAAGSLGAVSFEATAWNGSRAVAAAAGSDPLALAVQPARPDSVPTLTVQELGTPPTDLGTADKYRTGQKVVLKGLEYGNWYYVYLNKTGYRLGWIFPTTDNAVEFILPSDVKNGRDDAVVLDKDGGQVSFDRLQVTPKG, translated from the coding sequence GTGGCACGTAACACAAGTAGTCTGCACGTCGTCGTTTCGCATCCTCCCGCTCGAAGCAGTTTCGAAAGGACATCGGATTTGAGATCCTGTTCATCACCTCTCGCCCGCATCGCCGCCGTCGGCACCGTCAGCCTGGGCCTTCTGGCCGGCTTGGGCCTTCCCGCCACCGCTGCACCCATTCCGCCCAGCAACCCCGCGGCAGCTCCCGGTGCATTCACCGAGGCCAACATCGGCGCTGACCGTACGGCCGCCAACTTCTTCTACCGGATTCCGGCCCTGACCTATCTGGGCAACAACGTGGTGCTCGCGGCCTGGGACGGGCGTCCGGGCTCGGCCGCGGATGCCCCCAACCCGAACTCGATCGTGCAGCGCCGCAGCACCGACGGCGGCCAGACGTGGGGACCCGTTACCGTCATCGCCGCGGGACATGTTGGCGATGCCAGCGGACCCAAATACGGATACAGCGACCCCTCCTACATTTACGATGCCGAAGCCGGCAAGGTCTTAGCCTTCTTCGTGTACTCCAAGGACCAGGGCTTCGGCGGCAGCCAATTCGGCAACAATGACGCCGACAGGACTGTGATCTCCTCGGCAGTTATCGAGTCCTCGGACGGCGGCGTCACGTGGAGCCAGCCCCGACTCATCACCAACGTCACCAAGCCGGGCACCAGCAAGACCAGCCCTGTTGCCGGCGATGTCAGGTCCAACTTCGCATCCTCCGGCGAAGGCATCCAGCTCAAGTACGGCCAATACAAGGGCCGCCTGATCCAGCAGTTCGCCGGCGATATCCGCCAGACGGACGGCACCAACAAGATCCAGGCATACTCCGTTTACTCCGATGACCATGGCGCCACCTGGCACAAGGGCGCCAACGTCGGGGACCGCATGGATGAGAACAAAACCGTGGAACTTTCCGACGGCCGCGTGCTCCTGAACTCACGGGACAACGCCAACCAGGGCTACCGCAAGGTGGCCATTTCCACGGACGGTGGCGCCACATATGGCCCGGTCACGCAGGACACCGAACTCCCGGATCCCGCCAACAACGGCGCCATTGCGCGGATGTTCCCCAACGCTGCGCAGGGCTCGGCTGATGCCAAGAAGCTCATCTTCACCAACGCGAACTCCAAGACCGGCCGCGAAAACGTCTCGGCCAGGGTCTCCTGTGACGACGGCGCCACCTGGCCGGGCGTCCGCACCATCCGTTCGGGTTTCTCCGCCTACTCCACGGTCACCCGTCTGGAAAACGATAAGTTCGGTGTGCTCTACGAGGGCAACTACACGGACAACATGCCGTTCGCGAAGTTCGACGACGCCTGGCTGAACTACGTCTGTGCCCCGCTGGCTGTCCCGGCTGTCACCACCGCGCCGGGGGCCACCCAGCAGGTGCCCGTGACTGTCACCAACCAGGAAGCCGCCACACTTTCGGGCGCCAGCGCCACCGTCTACACACCCAGCGGCTGGTCGGCCACCACGGTGCCGGTTCCCGACGTCGCCCCCGGCGCTTCGGTGACCGTCAACGTTGCCCTAACGGCACCGGCCAACGCCAGCGGTCCGCAGAACCTCAATGCAGCCTTCACGACGGCGAACGGCCGGGTTTCGCAGTTCACCTTCACCGCAACGGTGCCGGCAGCTCCGCAGGTAGGCCTCGCCATTACCGGGACGGCACCCGCCCGCGATGTCGTGGCCAGCCCCTACCAGATGGGCGACGTTCTCAGCTACTCGCTCAACGTCAAGAGCACCGCCAACGTCACGGCCAATTCAGTACCGGTTTCCGGGACGTTCGACTCCGGGTTCCTGCCGCCGTCGGCCCCCAACTGCCGGTTCAACAATCTGGCCGCAGGTGCCAGCTACACCTGCACCACCGCCAAGCACGTGATCACGGCAGCCGACATCCAACGCGGCTATTTCGTGCCGGAGGCCAGCTTCAGCATCACGGCAAGCTCGACGCCGTCGCTGACCAAAACGGTACCGTTCACCGGCGCTGCGGTGGCCTTGCGTGACGGCCTGCTGACGGCCGATATCAGCGGGGCGCGCGCCGACGTCGGACGTGATCTGGCAACCCAGCCATACGCGGCCGGCGACCAGGTCCCATATGCCTTCACGGTGAAGAACACGAGTCCGCTGGTGGAGAAGGTGGTCCCCACAGCCGGTAACTTCAGCCCGTTCCTGCCGGAAGGGCCCGGCAACTGCCGCTACAGTGTGCTCCCGGCCGGCCAAAGCTACCAGTGTGCCACCCCGCGCCACACCGTGACCGCAGAAGAAGCCGAGCAGGGTTTCTTCATTCCGAAGACCACCTGGGAGGTCAGCTCGGCCGGTCAAAGCACCAAGACCATTACGGTGGACGGCGGCGAAGTGGACCTCAAGGTTCGCGAGCCCAAGCTGGAGGGAACCGTGTCTGCCGAGTGGAGCGACGCTGACGGCGACCGCTTCGCGAGCGTCGGCGATCCCGTGACGTACACGTACACGGTGGGCAACGCCGGGAACGTCGCAGTGACCGGATTGGAGGCGCCCGACGCCGGCATCTCGGCGGCCACGCTGCCTGCCGGTGACACCGTTACGGCTACACGAGAGCGTGTGCTGACAGCCGCGGACGTTGCTGCGGGGAGTTTGGGTGCTGTCTCATTTGAAGCGACGGCCTGGAATGGTTCACGGGCAGTTGCGGCCGCAGCCGGGAGTGACCCGCTGGCGCTCGCCGTTCAGCCAGCGCGTCCAGACTCTGTGCCGACACTGACTGTCCAGGAGTTGGGCACGCCGCCGACGGACCTCGGGACTGCGGATAAGTACCGCACGGGCCAGAAGGTAGTGCTCAAGGGCTTGGAGTACGGGAATTGGTACTACGTGTACTTGAATAAGACGGGCTACCGGCTCGGATGGATTTTCCCCACCACGGATAACGCAGTGGAGTTCATTCTTCCGTCGGACGTGAAGAACGGCCGGGATGACGCGGTGGTCCTGGACAAGGACGGCGGCCAAGTCTCCTTCGACCGCCTGCAGGTGACCCCCAAGGGCTAG
- a CDS encoding putative GGDEF domain/EAL domain protein (identified by match to protein family HMM PF00563; match to protein family HMM PF00990; match to protein family HMM TIGR00254), whose product MSATKPHRLVPADSRIEKLERHVQALMQELHQARYEQRRDALTDALTGLGNRQALVNSFIEAQDAAAKGAVPPALLLVNLDGFKALKNSAGHAASDQILVTVAMRIRSAVRENDVVTRLGGDEFAVLLPATPQNRATAVGNRILAALEPNIDLGNNSIRCGASVGLRTAEPHHSIEDILQEADLAMEDSKNEGRNKLKVFDPATLHAQLLQRQIVGELREAIRADQLVLYYQPIVELSTGRIEGCEALVRWNHPVHGLIMPDQFIPIAEATGLIAELGRWVLRTAVRQLRRWRDHPVTAQQDFSMRINASAADLQSLEFVDAVSAALAEEHLAPDSLVLELTESAIIQNNELDRYTLASLHRLGVGLEIDDFGAGYSSMGYLRKLPVDRVKVDRQFVKDLGKDPSQLGFLAAIQHVIHSCGLEGVWEGIETAEQAEALRSIGCASGQGYYFGRPLPEAEFTEQLSRLRTWPG is encoded by the coding sequence GTGAGCGCCACCAAGCCCCACCGGCTGGTCCCCGCTGATTCACGGATCGAGAAACTGGAGCGGCACGTCCAGGCTCTCATGCAGGAGCTCCACCAAGCACGCTATGAACAGCGCCGAGATGCCCTCACAGACGCCCTCACCGGGCTCGGCAACCGCCAGGCGCTGGTCAATTCCTTCATCGAAGCCCAGGACGCCGCGGCCAAAGGCGCCGTCCCGCCGGCACTCCTCTTGGTGAACCTGGACGGCTTCAAAGCACTGAAGAACTCCGCCGGCCATGCCGCCTCGGACCAGATTCTGGTCACCGTCGCCATGCGCATCCGGTCGGCAGTCCGGGAGAACGACGTCGTCACCCGCTTGGGCGGCGACGAATTCGCCGTGCTGTTGCCCGCCACCCCGCAAAACCGGGCCACCGCCGTCGGAAACCGCATCCTGGCAGCGCTGGAACCGAACATCGACCTCGGGAACAACAGCATCCGCTGCGGCGCAAGCGTCGGCCTGCGTACCGCGGAACCGCATCACAGCATCGAGGACATTCTCCAAGAGGCCGATCTGGCCATGGAAGATTCCAAAAACGAGGGCAGGAACAAGCTGAAGGTGTTCGATCCCGCAACCCTGCATGCGCAGCTGCTCCAGCGGCAGATAGTGGGGGAACTCCGCGAAGCCATCCGTGCAGACCAGCTGGTCCTCTACTACCAGCCGATCGTGGAGCTCTCCACCGGCAGGATCGAAGGCTGCGAAGCTCTGGTCCGATGGAACCACCCCGTGCACGGCCTGATCATGCCGGACCAGTTCATTCCCATAGCTGAGGCGACCGGCCTCATTGCGGAACTGGGCAGGTGGGTCCTGCGCACGGCCGTGCGTCAGTTGCGGCGTTGGCGGGACCATCCTGTCACTGCACAGCAGGACTTCTCCATGAGGATCAATGCCTCGGCCGCGGACCTTCAAAGCCTGGAGTTCGTGGACGCTGTCAGTGCGGCCTTGGCGGAGGAGCACCTGGCCCCGGATTCACTGGTGCTGGAGCTGACTGAGAGCGCCATCATCCAGAACAACGAGCTGGACCGTTACACACTGGCGAGTCTGCACAGGCTAGGTGTCGGACTTGAGATCGACGACTTCGGCGCCGGCTACTCGTCCATGGGCTACCTGCGGAAACTGCCCGTGGACCGGGTGAAAGTGGATCGGCAATTCGTGAAGGACTTGGGGAAAGATCCTTCCCAGCTGGGCTTCCTGGCCGCCATCCAGCACGTCATCCATTCTTGTGGTTTGGAGGGCGTTTGGGAGGGAATCGAGACCGCCGAACAGGCAGAGGCACTTCGGAGCATCGGCTGCGCGAGCGGCCAAGGGTATTACTTTGGCAGGCCGTTGCCGGAGGCGGAGTTCACTGAACAGTTGTCGCGGCTGCGGACCTGGCCGGGGTAA
- a CDS encoding hypothetical protein (identified by Glimmer2; putative): protein MLVRQAVGGLTAGANLDVVCFAHEVVVVDAFGALASANVGKNLGKATHGIRVNERSAGGVVLAATDGDSECGASVVVESARANATGGYFGNVFGHCSSWCGS, encoded by the coding sequence GTGCTCGTACGTCAGGCAGTCGGCGGCCTCACGGCCGGGGCCAACCTTGACGTCGTGTGCTTCGCACATGAGGTTGTTGTTGTGGACGCATTCGGAGCGCTGGCAAGCGCCAACGTGGGCAAGAACCTTGGGAAGGCCACCCATGGCATTCGTGTCAATGAACGTAGCGCAGGAGGCGTGGTCCTGGCTGCCACCGATGGTGATTCCGAATGCGGTGCATCCGTTGTGGTTGAATCCGCACGTGCCAACGCTACAGGCGGATACTTCGGCAATGTGTTCGGTCATTGTTCCTCCTGGTGTGGGTCCTGA
- the purQ gene encoding phosphoribosylformylglycinamidine synthase I (identified by match to protein family HMM TIGR01737) — protein MTSIPLIGEAVAVAAEPRLAGAKIGVVTFPGTLDDRDAARAVRLAGGTAVSLWHADTELGDVDAVIIPGGFSYGDYLRAGAISRFAPLMSKIIDAANSDAKLPVLGICNGFQILTESHLLPGSMIKNDHLKFICRDQTLRVENANTAWTVDYTDGQEIVVPLKNQDGQYIADEKTLDALEAEGRVVFRYVGFNPNGSRRDIAGISNAAGNVVGLMPHPEHAVETGFGPESLDGAPRDTDGLGFFTSVLTKIVGGDK, from the coding sequence ATGACGTCGATTCCCCTGATTGGCGAGGCTGTGGCCGTCGCCGCAGAACCCCGCTTGGCCGGCGCCAAGATCGGCGTCGTCACCTTCCCCGGCACCCTTGACGACCGCGACGCCGCACGTGCAGTGCGTCTTGCAGGCGGCACCGCTGTTTCGCTCTGGCATGCAGACACCGAACTCGGCGATGTTGACGCAGTCATCATCCCCGGCGGTTTCTCCTACGGTGACTACCTCCGCGCCGGCGCCATCTCGCGGTTCGCTCCGTTGATGTCCAAGATCATTGACGCCGCGAACTCCGACGCCAAGCTCCCGGTTTTGGGTATTTGCAATGGTTTCCAGATCCTGACCGAGTCGCACCTGCTGCCCGGTTCCATGATCAAGAACGACCACCTGAAGTTCATCTGCCGGGACCAGACACTGCGCGTGGAAAACGCCAACACTGCCTGGACTGTGGACTACACGGATGGCCAGGAGATCGTTGTGCCGCTGAAGAACCAGGACGGCCAGTACATCGCCGACGAGAAGACGTTGGACGCCCTTGAGGCTGAGGGTCGCGTGGTGTTCCGCTACGTGGGCTTCAACCCGAACGGCTCCCGCCGCGACATCGCGGGCATCTCCAACGCGGCCGGCAACGTAGTGGGCCTCATGCCGCACCCCGAGCACGCAGTGGAGACCGGCTTCGGCCCGGAGTCCCTTGATGGCGCGCCCCGCGACACCGACGGCCTGGGCTTCTTCACCTCCGTACTGACCAAGATTGTGGGAGGCGACAAGTGA